One stretch of Candidatus Neomarinimicrobiota bacterium DNA includes these proteins:
- a CDS encoding sigma-70 family RNA polymerase sigma factor, with protein MKASEKNDYELIDEAMNGNESAYGIIMDRYRGSLHGIIFKMVHNHEETQDLVQEAFIKAYNALDSFNKKYSFSTWLFKIATNNCIDHLRKRKLQTSSIDAPIQTKDGSVTQELPDNSYNPEMDAIRNEMIESINQVIGSLPDKYREVIELRHKQDRSYEEIANELEIPIGTVKARIFRAREILKKSITKMKIR; from the coding sequence ATGAAGGCGTCAGAAAAGAACGATTACGAACTTATTGATGAGGCTATGAATGGAAACGAAAGCGCATACGGCATCATCATGGATAGATACCGGGGATCTTTACATGGGATTATCTTTAAGATGGTCCATAATCATGAGGAGACTCAGGATCTGGTTCAGGAAGCGTTTATCAAAGCGTATAACGCCCTTGATTCATTCAATAAAAAGTACTCGTTCAGCACCTGGCTTTTCAAAATCGCCACCAACAACTGTATCGATCACCTCAGGAAGCGGAAGCTCCAGACCTCATCGATCGACGCGCCTATTCAGACCAAGGACGGCAGTGTTACTCAGGAATTACCCGACAACTCTTATAATCCCGAAATGGACGCTATCCGAAACGAGATGATAGAATCCATTAATCAGGTGATCGGCTCTTTACCGGATAAATACAGGGAAGTCATCGAGTTGAGGCACAAACAGGACAGGAGTTACGAAGAGATAGCGAACGAATTGGAAATTCCGATCGGAACCGTAAAGGCACGCATATTCCGCGCCCGCGAGATACTGAAAAAATCCATTACAAAAATGAAAATTAGATGA
- a CDS encoding triose-phosphate isomerase, producing the protein MGRRLLIAGNWKMNLNLSESVEHAKAVERGVRSLTGVDVLISPSFISLAAVADAIKDSDLQLSAQNCFYEEDGAYTGEVSAKMIRSSGAGWVILGHSERRAILGESDDDVSKKLTRALNEGLKTIVCVGEDVTQREKGTQLDVVKNQVKASLDSVSAADVDNITIAYEPVWAIGTGMTASAGQAEEMHLFIRELLGETFGDESAKNILILYGGSVSLPNARELLECPDVDGALIGGASLDADSFIGITKIAEELSKE; encoded by the coding sequence ATGGGACGCAGATTACTGATAGCGGGGAATTGGAAGATGAACCTGAATCTTTCAGAATCGGTCGAACACGCAAAAGCCGTAGAGAGGGGAGTTCGGAGCCTGACGGGAGTGGACGTGCTGATAAGCCCTTCGTTCATCTCGCTCGCCGCTGTAGCGGACGCTATCAAGGATTCTGATTTGCAACTTTCGGCGCAGAATTGCTTTTATGAGGAAGATGGCGCCTATACCGGTGAAGTATCAGCGAAAATGATCAGATCTTCCGGTGCCGGATGGGTAATACTCGGTCATTCAGAGCGGAGGGCGATCCTCGGCGAGAGCGACGACGACGTCTCTAAAAAATTGACGAGAGCATTGAATGAAGGACTGAAAACGATCGTATGCGTGGGGGAAGACGTGACTCAGAGGGAAAAGGGAACTCAATTGGACGTTGTGAAAAATCAGGTGAAAGCTTCTCTTGATTCGGTTTCCGCAGCTGACGTTGATAATATCACCATCGCTTATGAGCCGGTTTGGGCGATCGGCACAGGAATGACCGCCTCTGCCGGGCAGGCGGAAGAGATGCACCTGTTTATAAGAGAATTGCTCGGGGAAACATTCGGAGACGAATCCGCAAAAAATATTTTGATTTTGTACGGCGGCAGTGTATCTTTGCCGAATGCAAGAGAATTGTTAGAATGTCCTGACGTCGATGGGGCGTTGATCGGAGGCGCAAGCCTTGATGCCGATTCATTCATCGGCATAACAAAAATTGCTGAGGAACTAAGTAAGGAGTAA
- the vanZ gene encoding VanZ family protein, translating to MKLEKINFRIWSYAYGGLILLLSSIPASYLPRDELFTIDKLFHVIEYFVFALLVGFAHIYSVKRRHRMKWIPYTLRIGMIVPILDELYQGLIPGRISSWLDVIADLSGVTLAIVTLAFIYDKYIYRDNLNDQAA from the coding sequence ATGAAGTTAGAAAAGATAAATTTCAGAATCTGGAGTTACGCCTATGGAGGGTTGATACTCCTTCTTTCGAGCATCCCTGCAAGTTATTTGCCGCGCGACGAGTTGTTCACGATTGACAAACTGTTTCATGTTATAGAATATTTCGTATTTGCTCTTCTCGTTGGTTTTGCGCATATCTATTCTGTTAAAAGACGCCACCGGATGAAATGGATACCGTACACGCTGAGGATCGGGATGATAGTTCCGATATTAGATGAGCTCTATCAGGGTTTGATCCCGGGAAGGATTTCCAGCTGGCTTGACGTGATCGCCGACCTTTCAGGCGTAACACTTGCGATCGTGACGCTGGCGTTTATCTATGATAAATATATTTACAGGGATAATTTGAATGATCAAGCGGCTTAA
- a CDS encoding tetratricopeptide repeat protein: MKNLSLIISITLLLLSLDRVLYAQSAEETEEERSQRIINNLMVGANRAFTDSDFPAANDSLANLLSMDSQFAPAYFLMAKINVRKNDYDRAAVNIRRSIELDPENEKYAKELSNIIGLNYNEGNLEYRKGNYAKALEKYDTVLKFDPGYAGAYYMKGIIAGTKRNTNESITLLSMAINASPTMARAYYARGNAHLTNRNYDKAVQDFETAASLEPTLAKAWANIGVIELNRKNYDRVVEVTQKAIESDPKLARAYRDQGIAYSKKGNWSKAVDLQLKATSLNKRDSRAFFHLAEANNQLGNCQEANDAALTSTKLKSTNGGGWVELGLSFKCLDQEAEAINSFEKAKKDSRWREVAVYNIDLIVNKDKYNLE, translated from the coding sequence ATGAAAAATCTCTCTCTTATAATTAGCATTACTCTATTGCTGTTAAGCCTTGACCGGGTTCTCTATGCGCAGAGCGCGGAAGAAACAGAGGAAGAAAGGAGCCAGAGGATAATCAATAATCTCATGGTAGGCGCGAACAGGGCTTTTACAGATTCGGATTTTCCCGCCGCCAACGATTCGCTGGCGAATTTGCTCTCCATGGACTCTCAGTTCGCTCCGGCATACTTTTTAATGGCGAAAATAAACGTTAGAAAAAATGATTATGACAGGGCAGCGGTGAATATCAGACGTTCGATAGAGCTTGACCCCGAAAACGAAAAATACGCGAAAGAACTTTCTAATATTATCGGTCTCAACTATAACGAAGGGAATCTCGAGTATAGAAAAGGGAACTATGCTAAGGCGTTAGAGAAATACGATACGGTGCTGAAATTCGATCCGGGTTATGCTGGAGCCTATTATATGAAAGGGATTATAGCCGGCACTAAGAGAAATACCAATGAGTCGATAACCCTGTTGAGTATGGCGATAAACGCCAGCCCCACAATGGCAAGGGCATATTACGCAAGAGGAAACGCGCACCTTACAAATAGAAATTACGATAAGGCAGTTCAGGATTTCGAAACGGCTGCCTCGCTCGAACCGACTTTGGCAAAAGCATGGGCGAACATAGGCGTGATTGAACTCAACAGAAAAAATTATGACCGCGTAGTTGAGGTTACTCAAAAAGCGATAGAATCCGATCCGAAACTGGCAAGGGCTTACAGGGACCAGGGAATCGCTTACTCGAAGAAGGGAAACTGGAGCAAGGCGGTGGACTTGCAGCTGAAAGCCACATCGCTGAACAAACGCGATTCAAGAGCATTCTTTCATCTCGCTGAAGCCAATAATCAGCTCGGCAATTGTCAGGAGGCAAATGATGCGGCATTGACCTCCACTAAATTAAAGTCAACCAACGGCGGCGGGTGGGTAGAACTCGGTCTCTCATTCAAATGTCTCGATCAGGAAGCGGAAGCGATCAACTCGTTCGAAAAAGCCAAAAAGGACAGCAGGTGGAGAGAGGTTGCCGTTTACAACATCGATCTTATCGTCAACAAAGATAAATACAATCTCGAATAA
- a CDS encoding HAD-IA family hydrolase, with translation MIRALILDLDNTIIDFVRLKENAVDAGLAGMAEAGLRFDKESAHKRIMQIYEEKGWEYQQVFDDFIIELNDGVLDYKFLAAGIVGYRRAKEASLLPYPQVISTLFKLAKRGLKLGVVSDAPSREAWLRLCYLNLHNVFDEVVTLTDTGKLKPDPEPFREILRRLDVTAEEALMIGDWPERDVAGASAVGMKTVFARYGDTFDTVDSGADYEIDDFDDILGIIDKENSR, from the coding sequence ATGATACGTGCCTTAATATTAGACCTTGACAACACGATTATCGATTTCGTTCGGCTCAAAGAAAACGCCGTTGATGCAGGATTAGCGGGTATGGCAGAAGCGGGGCTTCGATTTGATAAGGAATCGGCGCATAAGAGAATAATGCAGATATACGAAGAAAAAGGGTGGGAATATCAGCAGGTGTTCGACGATTTCATTATCGAACTGAACGACGGTGTCCTTGATTATAAGTTCCTTGCTGCGGGCATAGTCGGCTACCGCAGAGCTAAAGAGGCATCGTTGTTGCCCTATCCTCAGGTGATATCCACGCTTTTCAAGCTCGCCAAAAGAGGTTTAAAATTGGGAGTTGTGTCCGATGCGCCGAGCCGGGAAGCGTGGCTCAGGTTGTGTTATCTGAATTTGCACAACGTGTTCGATGAGGTAGTAACCTTGACCGACACAGGCAAACTGAAACCGGATCCGGAGCCGTTCAGGGAAATACTCAGGCGGCTGGATGTCACGGCTGAGGAGGCTCTTATGATCGGAGACTGGCCGGAGAGGGATGTTGCGGGTGCGTCGGCAGTCGGTATGAAGACTGTTTTCGCGAGATACGGAGATACTTTCGATACGGTTGACTCCGGCGCTGATTATGAAATAGACGACTTCGATGACATTCTGGGCATAATCGATAAGGAAAACAGCCGTTGA
- the acpS gene encoding holo-ACP synthase: MTVVGIDITEIDRISSALSRWGERFKKKVFLPSEIEFCESRAFPEQHFAARFAAKEAVAKTLKSSKEVFLHWRDVEIVSDNNGAPKVILHGEAAKLFDRSKISLSISHSGDSAVAVALLNS; encoded by the coding sequence TTGACGGTAGTCGGAATCGATATAACCGAGATCGACCGGATCAGTTCGGCTCTTAGCCGCTGGGGAGAGCGTTTTAAGAAGAAAGTGTTCCTGCCGTCCGAGATCGAATTCTGTGAGTCGAGGGCATTCCCCGAGCAGCACTTCGCCGCCCGTTTCGCCGCAAAGGAGGCGGTGGCGAAAACGCTCAAATCCTCAAAAGAGGTCTTCCTGCACTGGCGCGATGTGGAGATCGTATCGGATAACAACGGAGCGCCGAAAGTGATATTACACGGGGAGGCAGCCAAACTATTCGATCGGTCGAAAATCTCTCTCAGCATCTCCCATTCGGGTGACTCCGCGGTTGCGGTTGCCCTGCTAAACAGCTGA
- the recN gene encoding DNA repair protein RecN: MIKRLKITDFRLLKEVDFNPGIGLNVITGETGAGKSMLISALSALLGKRTGADAVRKGADRARIEAEFELKGANSSFKLVREIDQKGKSRFSNNGETTTASAIRKFSMKIIDLHGQHEHQSLLDPNRHVDFVDLRGKLNELRESVKSKFLETKAANDRLDLLNEKKRIAEEKRELLEFRMKELSEADPKEGETDTIEREITLLENGEKLANKSREIADRLYERESSLYEQLESIRSEMEELSGIDAKLSEQADELSGASITLRELAGFLSSYSEKVELDPAHLEQLRERHSLLLSLARKYGGSESAMLNEYEATLKEFDSFENVEESITEAEKRSETLRKELASQALGLSEKRRTASLRLSEDVIKSMKGLGIEKPEFEVRFERAESPDGWVSQKGKRYFVTEDGLDRVEFYISTNPGEDLKPLAQVASGGEISRIMLAIKAILADRGGIPVLVFDEIDIGISGKIAEAVGRRLKEISKFHQVICITHLPQIAGKADHHFLVEKEIVGNRTLSTVKELNPSERKEAVASLLAGSEITESARRQAEEMLN; encoded by the coding sequence ATGATCAAGCGGCTTAAAATAACCGACTTCAGACTGCTGAAGGAGGTGGACTTCAATCCCGGAATCGGACTGAACGTCATTACAGGAGAAACAGGCGCCGGTAAGTCGATGCTGATCTCCGCCTTAAGCGCGCTTCTCGGAAAAAGAACAGGAGCTGATGCCGTACGGAAAGGAGCTGACCGGGCACGCATAGAGGCGGAGTTTGAATTAAAAGGAGCAAACTCTTCGTTCAAATTAGTCAGGGAGATCGACCAGAAGGGAAAATCCCGCTTCTCGAATAACGGCGAGACCACCACCGCATCAGCTATCAGGAAATTTTCTATGAAGATCATAGACCTGCACGGACAGCACGAACACCAATCGCTGCTTGACCCGAACCGGCATGTCGATTTTGTCGATTTACGCGGTAAACTGAATGAACTTAGAGAAAGTGTTAAGTCGAAATTCTTAGAAACGAAAGCGGCAAACGACCGCCTTGACTTGCTTAACGAGAAAAAAAGAATCGCCGAAGAGAAAAGGGAACTCCTCGAATTCAGGATGAAGGAGCTCTCGGAGGCGGACCCGAAAGAAGGTGAGACCGATACGATCGAAAGGGAGATCACGCTCCTCGAGAACGGCGAAAAGCTGGCAAACAAGAGCCGTGAGATCGCAGACAGGCTGTATGAGCGGGAGAGTTCGCTCTACGAGCAACTTGAATCGATCCGGTCGGAGATGGAGGAATTGTCGGGCATCGACGCAAAATTGAGCGAGCAGGCCGATGAGTTATCAGGGGCATCGATCACTCTGCGCGAACTCGCGGGATTTCTCTCCAGCTACTCGGAAAAAGTAGAGCTCGATCCTGCGCACCTCGAACAACTCAGAGAAAGGCACTCGCTGTTGCTTTCACTTGCCCGGAAATACGGCGGGAGCGAATCCGCCATGCTGAATGAGTACGAGGCGACCCTGAAAGAGTTTGATTCCTTCGAGAACGTGGAAGAGTCTATAACGGAAGCCGAAAAGAGATCGGAAACACTCAGGAAGGAATTAGCCTCGCAAGCGCTCGGTCTCTCGGAAAAAAGACGGACGGCTTCGCTGCGGCTGTCGGAGGATGTTATAAAATCTATGAAAGGACTCGGCATCGAGAAGCCGGAATTCGAGGTTCGGTTTGAACGGGCGGAGAGTCCGGACGGATGGGTAAGCCAAAAGGGTAAGCGATATTTTGTCACCGAAGATGGTCTGGACAGAGTTGAGTTCTACATCTCGACGAATCCGGGTGAAGATCTGAAGCCGCTTGCTCAGGTGGCATCGGGCGGGGAGATTTCGCGGATAATGCTTGCCATCAAGGCTATTCTTGCCGACAGGGGTGGGATTCCGGTGCTTGTATTTGATGAGATAGACATAGGAATTTCCGGCAAGATAGCGGAAGCGGTCGGGAGGAGATTGAAGGAAATCTCCAAATTCCATCAGGTCATCTGCATCACCCACCTACCGCAAATCGCCGGCAAAGCGGATCACCATTTTCTCGTTGAAAAAGAGATTGTTGGAAATAGAACGCTCTCGACCGTGAAAGAGCTGAATCCGTCCGAAAGAAAGGAGGCGGTGGCTTCGCTCCTTGCGGGAAGCGAGATCACCGAAAGCGCGCGCAGGCAGGCGGAAGAGATGTTGAATTGA
- the secG gene encoding preprotein translocase subunit SecG: MYAFLVVIHIFISLTLVITILMQSSKGGGLAGAFGGAGTSAVFGGRGAASFLQKLTTSLVVSFMIIAILIGFTTKPGSQNASLIQKAAEEQAAGQGAALPAPASFPALNQENPGN; encoded by the coding sequence TTGTATGCGTTTTTAGTTGTAATACATATTTTTATCAGTCTGACGCTCGTGATAACCATCTTAATGCAATCGAGCAAGGGGGGTGGACTTGCAGGTGCGTTCGGAGGAGCAGGAACAAGCGCGGTGTTCGGTGGGAGGGGAGCGGCGAGCTTCCTTCAAAAGTTGACCACGAGTCTGGTTGTCTCATTTATGATCATCGCTATACTGATCGGATTTACAACCAAACCCGGAAGTCAGAATGCCAGCCTGATTCAGAAAGCGGCTGAGGAACAGGCGGCGGGACAGGGTGCAGCGTTACCGGCGCCCGCATCATTTCCGGCATTAAACCAAGAAAACCCCGGCAATTGA
- a CDS encoding phosphoglycerate kinase, translating to MTILSLDELELSDKRILMRVDFNVPISSDGAVEDDFRIRSVLPSIEKVIKESGSLILMSHLGRPGGKPVPELSLKPVADSLSKMLDSEVKFVPDCVGSEALSASLSLKPGELLLLENLRFHPGETDNDSDFAQSLAVNGDIYVNDAFGAAHRAHASTVGVADFLQPAAAGYLMQNELKYLSELMRNPEGPMAVILGGAKVSDKIPVIENLSSLADKFLIGGGMAYTFLKANGLPIGKSLHDDSMLERCKNIMDMLKNKGIDLYLPSDCVAVKDIESMEVGEVCFINELADDEIAVDIGPMTVAEFDHVLDGIKTVVWNGPMGVFEVPHWSNGTVSIGKKLAELTKSGATTIVGGGDTAAALNQLGLSDGVTHISTGGGASLELLSGKSLPGIEALRKKA from the coding sequence TTGACGATTCTTTCTCTTGATGAATTAGAACTTTCTGATAAGCGCATTTTAATGCGCGTGGATTTTAACGTGCCGATCTCTTCCGATGGCGCTGTAGAGGATGACTTTCGAATCCGTTCCGTGCTCCCGAGCATCGAGAAGGTGATAAAGGAGTCCGGCAGTCTGATCTTGATGAGTCATCTGGGAAGACCCGGAGGGAAACCTGTTCCGGAACTAAGCCTGAAACCGGTTGCCGATTCTTTATCCAAAATGCTGGACAGCGAAGTGAAATTCGTTCCTGATTGTGTCGGCAGCGAAGCGTTGTCCGCTTCTTTGTCATTAAAACCGGGTGAACTGCTCCTTCTTGAAAATCTACGATTTCATCCCGGAGAAACAGATAACGACTCCGATTTTGCGCAGTCGCTGGCTGTGAACGGCGATATCTACGTTAACGATGCGTTCGGCGCCGCGCACCGCGCACACGCATCTACCGTCGGCGTAGCCGACTTTCTCCAGCCTGCGGCGGCGGGTTACCTCATGCAGAACGAACTGAAGTATCTCTCAGAGCTCATGCGCAATCCCGAAGGGCCTATGGCTGTCATACTCGGAGGAGCAAAGGTCAGCGATAAGATTCCGGTGATAGAAAACCTCTCGAGTTTGGCTGATAAGTTCCTGATAGGCGGAGGGATGGCATATACATTTTTGAAGGCGAACGGTCTCCCGATAGGCAAATCACTTCATGACGATTCGATGCTCGAAAGGTGTAAGAACATTATGGACATGCTTAAAAACAAGGGTATTGATTTATACCTGCCTTCGGATTGTGTAGCTGTTAAAGACATAGAGTCGATGGAAGTGGGTGAGGTCTGTTTTATCAATGAATTAGCTGATGACGAGATAGCGGTTGATATAGGGCCTATGACGGTGGCGGAATTCGACCATGTTCTCGATGGAATTAAAACGGTAGTCTGGAACGGACCGATGGGCGTCTTCGAGGTGCCGCACTGGTCTAACGGTACTGTTTCCATCGGAAAGAAGCTGGCTGAGTTAACGAAGTCCGGCGCGACAACGATAGTGGGAGGGGGAGATACCGCAGCCGCGTTGAACCAATTAGGTTTATCGGATGGGGTAACCCATATTTCCACGGGCGGCGGAGCTTCTCTTGAATTACTCTCGGGAAAGTCGCTGCCCGGAATCGAAGCGCTGAGGAAGAAAGCATAA
- a CDS encoding NAD(P)H-hydrate dehydratase, with protein MIPVVSSEQMLVIEKYSIDSLRVTITALMEAAGLKVAEAVMELLTGVEKPKVALVCGKGNNGGDGLAAARHLTANGIENDVYLIGSAKSVKGEALANLKILQKTQAETLNFVTKAAALDLSRYDLVVDAILGTGTSGELRDPVKPIVEGLSSYPNKIVAVDMPTGVNSDDGSVGEFAVKADVTVTMGIPKLGMYFSPGRELCGRVLVAQIGFPASALEEGRVDSYIPEQKDIAGLIPELDLNTYKQRAGKVLAIGGSKGMTGAIVLSSRAALSTGCGLVKTAVPASLNDIFEVKLTEEMTLPVDDGDNGFFTPLSSSGLMEHYEWADSILIGPGLGNDPQTAEFVVKVAESTRIPMVIDADALSVFKERKSLIAHLGASAVLTPHHAEFAEAFEFPIDMVKKNPVSLARETAVKYGINLVLKGAPTVTADPDGMIYINPTGNPGMATAGSGDVLTGMIASLIAQGLTPKDAALSGVYMHGLAGDAAAAELGQRPMKASDIIRYFPAMFKKLA; from the coding sequence TTGATTCCTGTAGTCAGTTCAGAGCAGATGCTGGTCATCGAAAAGTACTCTATAGATTCACTCAGAGTTACAATTACCGCCCTGATGGAAGCTGCGGGACTAAAAGTAGCGGAGGCGGTTATGGAGCTGTTAACCGGCGTAGAAAAGCCGAAGGTCGCCCTCGTTTGCGGGAAGGGAAACAACGGCGGGGACGGCTTAGCGGCGGCGAGACACCTCACGGCAAATGGAATCGAGAATGACGTTTACCTCATCGGCAGCGCTAAATCCGTGAAGGGAGAAGCGCTCGCCAATCTGAAAATACTCCAGAAGACTCAGGCTGAGACACTCAATTTTGTAACAAAGGCAGCGGCGCTCGATCTGTCCCGATATGATTTAGTGGTGGACGCCATCCTCGGAACAGGAACGTCCGGTGAACTGCGTGACCCGGTCAAACCTATCGTGGAGGGTCTTTCTTCTTATCCGAACAAGATCGTTGCCGTGGATATGCCCACGGGAGTTAACAGTGACGATGGAAGCGTCGGCGAATTTGCCGTAAAAGCGGACGTTACGGTAACGATGGGGATACCGAAGTTAGGGATGTATTTCAGTCCGGGAAGGGAGCTCTGCGGAAGAGTTCTTGTTGCTCAAATAGGATTTCCCGCCAGCGCTTTGGAAGAGGGCAGGGTGGATTCTTATATACCGGAGCAAAAGGATATTGCGGGATTGATTCCGGAATTGGATTTAAATACTTACAAACAACGCGCGGGCAAAGTCCTTGCGATCGGCGGTTCAAAGGGAATGACCGGAGCGATAGTCCTGTCGAGCAGGGCGGCGCTTTCCACGGGATGCGGGCTCGTTAAAACCGCCGTTCCGGCGAGTCTCAACGATATTTTCGAGGTGAAGCTCACCGAAGAGATGACGCTGCCGGTTGACGACGGAGATAACGGATTTTTCACCCCTTTGTCGAGTTCCGGTTTGATGGAACATTACGAATGGGCGGATTCTATTCTGATCGGACCGGGGCTCGGGAACGACCCGCAGACGGCTGAGTTTGTCGTGAAAGTCGCCGAAAGCACACGGATACCTATGGTCATCGATGCAGATGCCCTCTCGGTTTTCAAAGAGCGTAAATCGCTGATTGCGCATCTCGGCGCCTCCGCCGTGTTAACCCCTCATCATGCCGAATTTGCAGAGGCGTTTGAATTCCCGATAGATATGGTCAAAAAAAATCCCGTTTCCTTAGCGCGCGAGACGGCGGTCAAATACGGAATAAATCTCGTCCTCAAAGGAGCGCCTACGGTTACCGCCGATCCCGACGGCATGATTTACATCAATCCTACAGGCAACCCGGGAATGGCAACGGCGGGCTCGGGCGACGTTCTCACCGGAATGATAGCATCACTTATCGCTCAGGGGCTGACTCCGAAAGACGCTGCCCTGTCGGGAGTTTATATGCACGGATTGGCGGGAGATGCCGCTGCTGCCGAATTGGGTCAAAGACCGATGAAAGCGTCGGATATCATCAGATATTTCCCGGCTATGTTCAAAAAATTAGCATGA
- a CDS encoding 6-phosphofructokinase, whose product MRIGILTGGGDCPGLNAAIRGLVKKSIDGYRHEVFGIRNGWKGLVEGDVFQLTARDVGGIVSKGGTILGTSRVNPYKDEEQLVKVNENLERFKLDAIVAIGGDDTLSVATRLAEDGINCVGIPKTIDNDLSATDLTFGFDTAVSIAVDAIDRLTTTAESHHRTMVLEVMGRYSGWIALHSGIAGGADCIMIPEFPMSMSEVVDIINSHKQAGKEFHIVVVSEGASINGGDDVVKKDSSLDEFGHVRLGGIGEYVGNEIGKQTGEEVRSIVLGHIQRGGSPTAYDRLLATRFGLAAADYINDGNFGKMTALKGNEILPVPLSEATSELKLVPPEMYELAKTFFN is encoded by the coding sequence ATGCGCATCGGGATTTTGACGGGAGGCGGAGATTGTCCGGGATTGAATGCGGCGATCAGAGGATTAGTAAAGAAATCGATAGATGGTTATAGGCATGAAGTATTCGGAATTCGAAACGGTTGGAAGGGTCTTGTCGAGGGGGACGTTTTTCAGTTGACCGCCCGGGACGTCGGCGGGATAGTCTCAAAAGGCGGTACGATACTCGGCACATCACGTGTTAACCCATATAAAGATGAAGAGCAGTTGGTCAAGGTGAACGAAAATCTTGAACGGTTCAAGTTGGATGCGATTGTCGCTATAGGCGGAGACGACACTCTTTCGGTCGCCACACGATTAGCGGAAGACGGAATCAATTGCGTCGGCATACCGAAGACCATAGACAATGACCTGTCCGCCACCGACCTGACATTTGGTTTTGATACGGCTGTCTCGATAGCCGTTGACGCCATTGACCGGCTCACAACGACCGCAGAATCGCATCACAGGACTATGGTATTGGAAGTGATGGGAAGGTACTCGGGATGGATTGCGCTTCATTCCGGCATTGCGGGCGGAGCAGATTGCATTATGATACCTGAATTTCCAATGAGCATGAGTGAAGTGGTGGATATAATCAACAGCCATAAACAGGCGGGCAAGGAATTTCATATTGTAGTTGTATCTGAAGGCGCATCCATAAATGGCGGTGACGATGTCGTTAAAAAGGACAGCTCGTTAGATGAGTTCGGGCATGTGCGGCTCGGCGGAATCGGCGAATATGTGGGTAACGAAATCGGTAAGCAGACCGGTGAAGAGGTCAGGAGTATCGTGCTGGGGCATATCCAGAGGGGCGGATCCCCAACAGCATACGACAGATTGCTTGCAACACGCTTCGGTTTAGCGGCTGCCGACTACATAAACGACGGTAACTTCGGCAAGATGACGGCGCTTAAGGGGAATGAAATATTGCCTGTGCCGCTGTCCGAAGCGACAAGCGAACTGAAGTTGGTACCACCCGAAATGTACGAACTCGCAAAAACTTTTTTTAACTGA